Proteins encoded by one window of Flavobacterium sp. N502540:
- a CDS encoding BrxA/BrxB family bacilliredoxin, whose product MYPQEMVKPMEAELTAAGFQDLHSAEAVDNAIKAEGTTLVVVNSVCGCAARNARPGAKMSLEGAKKPDHLITVFAGVDKEAVDAARQHMFPFPPSSPSMALFKNGELVHMLERHHIEGRPAELIAENLRDAFNEFC is encoded by the coding sequence ATGTATCCACAAGAAATGGTAAAACCTATGGAGGCTGAATTAACAGCTGCTGGTTTTCAAGATTTACATAGTGCAGAAGCTGTAGATAATGCTATCAAAGCTGAAGGTACCACTTTAGTTGTTGTAAACTCTGTTTGTGGTTGTGCTGCAAGAAATGCACGTCCGGGAGCAAAAATGAGTTTAGAAGGCGCTAAAAAACCAGATCACTTAATTACAGTTTTCGCTGGTGTTGACAAAGAAGCTGTTGATGCTGCAAGACAACATATGTTTCCTTTCCCTCCATCATCGCCATCTATGGCTTTGTTCAAAAACGGAGAATTAGTTCACATGTTAGAGCGTCACCACATCGAAGGTCGCCCTGCTGAATTAATCGCTGAGAATTTGAGAGACGCTTTTAACGAGTTTTGTTAA
- a CDS encoding TolC family protein, translated as MMIKKYKIIAIILLLSLLPVGCMVGPKYTKPEQLKTDSYQNERNLDSLASVVNLKWFDLFNDDVLKDLITKGLQNNYDLKIAITRMDQLRAQLGYSKTNLLPSFQYGATINSNEKNLTPSNVGANMSWEIDFWGRYRHENKAVQNELLATEEARKVVLSNIVSDIATAYFQLRNFDDQLEIAKHTLSTREKYYEIINQRFKSGYISEVDKAQIEQQVAIAEATIPNIKRQITVQENIISLLTGQLPSQIPRGKSNTELRIVSEIPLSIPSALLENRPDVKAAELKYKASNERIGTAQAMRFPSFNLAAIAGFASADLSNLFLGSSYSQNASAGVTGPIFAFGRNKRRVEIYRQQAEELKFTYQKTYISAVNEVEQSIQNIKTYKEEWSARNRQVNAALINYKLSYERYDSGYVSYLEVLDVESNLFQAQLSLSQLSERQLSSMIQLYKALGGGWSP; from the coding sequence ATGATGATTAAGAAATATAAAATAATAGCCATTATCCTTTTACTCTCCTTATTGCCTGTAGGCTGTATGGTGGGACCTAAGTATACAAAGCCCGAACAGCTAAAGACTGATTCTTATCAAAACGAACGAAATTTAGACAGCCTTGCCTCAGTCGTCAACTTAAAATGGTTTGATTTATTTAATGATGATGTTTTAAAAGACCTGATTACAAAGGGGCTTCAGAATAATTATGATTTAAAAATTGCGATTACCAGAATGGATCAGCTTAGGGCACAACTAGGATACTCTAAAACAAATCTATTACCCTCTTTTCAATATGGAGCAACTATAAACAGCAACGAAAAAAATCTGACGCCGTCAAATGTGGGTGCAAACATGTCCTGGGAAATTGATTTTTGGGGAAGATACCGTCATGAAAATAAAGCGGTACAAAATGAACTTCTGGCTACTGAGGAAGCTCGTAAAGTTGTGCTTTCAAATATTGTGAGTGATATTGCTACGGCTTATTTTCAGCTGCGAAATTTCGACGATCAGTTAGAGATCGCAAAGCATACTCTTTCTACCCGCGAAAAATATTATGAAATTATAAACCAAAGATTCAAAAGTGGTTATATCTCTGAGGTAGACAAAGCACAAATCGAACAACAGGTTGCGATCGCCGAAGCAACTATTCCAAACATTAAAAGACAAATAACGGTTCAGGAAAATATTATTTCTCTACTTACCGGTCAGCTTCCATCGCAAATTCCCAGAGGAAAATCCAACACCGAATTGCGAATAGTAAGCGAAATCCCCTTGTCAATTCCGTCTGCTTTACTGGAAAACAGACCTGATGTGAAAGCGGCAGAATTAAAATACAAAGCCTCCAATGAAAGAATCGGAACCGCTCAGGCGATGCGCTTTCCTTCTTTTAACCTCGCAGCAATTGCCGGATTCGCCAGCGCCGACTTAAGCAATTTGTTTTTAGGAAGTTCTTACTCTCAGAATGCCTCTGCAGGAGTTACCGGTCCTATATTTGCTTTTGGGAGAAACAAACGCAGAGTAGAAATATACAGACAACAGGCTGAAGAACTCAAATTTACCTATCAAAAAACATATATTTCTGCCGTTAATGAAGTAGAACAATCTATTCAGAACATCAAAACCTACAAAGAAGAATGGAGCGCCCGAAACCGACAGGTTAATGCGGCTTTAATAAACTATAAACTGTCCTACGAAAGATATGACAGCGGTTATGTTTCTTATCTGGAAGTTTTAGATGTCGAAAGCAACTTGTTTCAGGCGCAATTAAGCCTTTCACAATTATCTGAAAGACAATTAAGTTCAATGATACAATTGTACAAAGCCCTTGGCGGGGGATGGAGTCCGTAA